The following proteins come from a genomic window of Nicotiana tomentosiformis chromosome 12, ASM39032v3, whole genome shotgun sequence:
- the LOC138903485 gene encoding uncharacterized protein: protein MSRDEFFMETHIRKKKAPTDPTRWVEDRAETTHGRYKINLEEYTQSLPPNEQGERPPISDEEAQRIWLDVVGGPKKGIAYSLPDKSFRRYRVGLQGIGTSAQGEAIDRSTISSMEQKIAKLTSELEETKAREKKRDEQFGTLQVQLERRDEQFNLLQGQLANLLATDAFPILRSREPSPCANDEGSRSEDGDDAR from the exons atgagtcgtgatgagttcttcatggagactcacatccggaagaagaaggcaccgacagatccaactagatgggtcgaggaccgggcggaGACTACACAT ggtcgctacaagattaatttggaggagtacactcagagcttgccaccgaatgagcaaggcgagcgaccgcccatttcagacgaagaagcgcagaggatatggttggatgttgtcggtggtcctaaaaaggggatagcatacAGCCTTCCAGATAAATCATTTCGGCGCTACAGGgttggattgcaaggtatagggacttccgcccaAGGCGAGGCGATTGATAGGTCGACTATATCGTCTATGGAACagaagatcgcaaagctgacatcagagcttgaagagacaaaggctagagaaaaaaagagagatgaacaatttggtacccttcaagttcagctagaaaggagggacgaacaatttaatctccttcaaggtcagctggccaatcttcttgctactGATGCTTTCCCCATTCTccggtctcgtgagccttccccatGTGCCAACGATGAAGGTTCTAggagtgaagatggagatgatgctagataa